The proteins below are encoded in one region of Saccopteryx leptura isolate mSacLep1 chromosome 1, mSacLep1_pri_phased_curated, whole genome shotgun sequence:
- the LOC136388045 gene encoding folate receptor alpha-like codes for MQAHYWWQPALVCNLISSVSIQVQFKQPPTACSSEQVALGQSQGTSDIDLYQNPSLEAPEPAHLCSPWKKNACCSVSTSQEAHKDVSYLYRFNWDHCGPMAPTCKRHFIQDTCLYECSPNLGPWIQQVDQSWRKERILNVPLCREDCESWWEDCRTSYTCKSNWHTGWNWTSGSNQCPVKAACHPFNFYFPTPAALCNEIWSHSYEVSNYSQGSGRCIQMWFDPEQGNPNEEVARFYAEAMNGAVLRGAWPLLLVLTLMLLLLLG; via the exons GCCCATTACTGGTGGCAGCCAGCACTGGTTTGCAACTTGATCTCTTCAGTGAGCATCCAGGTCCAGTTCAAGCAGCCACCAACTGCTTGTAGCTCCGAACAGGTAGCCCTGGGCCAGTCACAGGGAACATCTGACATTGACCTGTACCAGAACCCCTCCCTCGAGGCCCCAGAACCAGCACACCTG TGCAGTCCCTGGAAGAAGAATGCCTGCTGCTCTGTCAGCACCAGCCAGGAAGCCCATAAGGATGTTTCCTACCTGTACAGATTCAACTGGGACCACTGTGGCCCAATGGCACCGACCTGCAAGCGCCACTTCATCCAGGACACCTGCCTGTATGAGTGCTCCCCCAACCTGGGGCCCTGGATCCAGCAG GTGGACCAGAGCTGGCGTAAGGAGCGGATCCTGAACGTGCCCCTGTGCAGAGAGGACTGTGAGAGCTGGTGGGAAGACTGCCGCACCTCCTACACCTGCAAGAGCAACTGGCACACGGGCTGGAACTGGACCTCAG GGTCTAACCAGTGCCCAGTGAAGGCTGCCTGCCATCCCTTTAATTTCTACTTCCCCACGCCTGCTGCTCTGTGCAATGAAATCTGGAGTCACTCCTACGAAGTCAGCAACTACAGCCAAGGGAGTGGCCGCTGTATCCAGATGTGGTTCGACCCGGAACAGGGCAACCCCAATGAGGAAGTGGCAAGGTTCTATGCTGAGGCCATGAATGGGGCCGTGCTCCGTGGGGCCTGGCCTCTCCTGCTTGTCCTGACCCTAATGCTGCTCCTGCTGCTTGGCTGA